One genomic region from Geotoga petraea encodes:
- a CDS encoding sensor domain-containing diguanylate cyclase has protein sequence MNLKIKNIILFIISILTFYFLDMDFSSINPMDAFLVISITYFADNLKIYWLKNKRLVSNTVAFVFSFALGPEYILLSTLVIIFSKNKNKSFTRKAYRVLVYGATYSLAAFVSYGFSPLLALFLFITISKIINSIIVDGVKGFSLKIFAFEYFYFLTLIPYTYLFLYFNESPFRYMFVLVNIVFLILYYFIIKSNNEKNREILKSERLKKFNEITVELSNIIKEFSLKSSNLKILDETSEIIHKKLGYSHVLISLFDFGKGIIKRVGQKGINEDIYEKIKNQNVPIKSITRFFNEKYRYRETYFVPRADKLNSDYLYQLRDNVEVTSLEEDINKWHPNDLLLVALRDGKNNLIGYISVDEPENNLRPSKEELNILSVFGQMVSLTLEHSQKFSEIKNIAERDGLTGLYNHSKLFADLEAFKNQKEQFCLAFFDLDNFKQINDSLGHFGGDKILKKVAEVFLMHIRDDDLVYRYGGDEFVIIFRNISKDSALKIIKRFYSYIKQIHKSLSFSAGVSCSNDYEDFRELLKSADRKAYISKNNGKGKIISEE, from the coding sequence ATGAATTTAAAGATAAAAAATATAATATTATTCATTATCTCAATATTAACTTTTTATTTTCTTGATATGGATTTTTCGAGTATAAATCCAATGGATGCGTTTTTAGTAATTTCTATAACCTATTTTGCAGACAATTTAAAAATATATTGGTTGAAAAATAAAAGACTCGTCAGCAATACAGTTGCTTTTGTATTTTCTTTTGCTTTAGGGCCTGAATACATCCTTTTATCAACTTTAGTGATAATATTTAGCAAAAATAAAAACAAGTCTTTCACAAGGAAGGCTTATAGAGTTCTTGTTTATGGAGCTACCTATTCATTAGCGGCATTTGTTTCTTATGGGTTTTCTCCATTGCTTGCTTTATTTTTGTTCATTACCATATCGAAAATTATTAACTCTATTATAGTAGATGGTGTAAAAGGGTTTTCACTAAAAATATTTGCTTTTGAATATTTTTATTTTTTAACTTTAATCCCATATACCTACCTTTTCTTATACTTTAACGAATCACCTTTTAGGTATATGTTTGTTTTAGTCAACATAGTTTTTTTAATATTGTACTATTTCATAATCAAATCAAACAATGAAAAAAATAGAGAAATTCTAAAAAGTGAGCGGTTAAAAAAATTCAACGAAATAACCGTTGAATTGAGCAATATTATTAAAGAATTTTCTTTGAAAAGTTCTAATTTAAAGATATTAGATGAAACTTCAGAGATAATACATAAAAAACTGGGTTATTCTCATGTTTTGATTAGTTTGTTTGATTTTGGTAAAGGTATCATAAAAAGAGTGGGTCAAAAAGGTATAAATGAAGATATCTATGAGAAAATAAAAAATCAAAATGTACCAATTAAATCTATAACAAGGTTTTTTAATGAAAAGTATAGATATAGAGAAACATACTTTGTCCCGAGGGCAGATAAACTAAATTCTGATTATCTTTATCAACTGAGGGATAACGTAGAAGTTACATCTTTAGAAGAAGACATAAATAAATGGCATCCTAATGATTTATTATTAGTTGCTTTAAGAGATGGTAAAAATAATCTGATAGGATATATATCTGTAGATGAACCTGAAAACAATTTGAGACCGTCTAAAGAAGAATTGAATATTTTGTCTGTTTTTGGTCAAATGGTCTCTCTTACTCTTGAACATTCGCAGAAGTTTTCGGAAATCAAGAATATAGCTGAAAGAGATGGGCTAACAGGTTTATACAACCATTCAAAACTTTTTGCTGATTTAGAAGCTTTTAAAAATCAAAAAGAGCAATTTTGCTTGGCGTTTTTTGATTTAGATAATTTTAAGCAGATTAATGATTCATTGGGGCATTTTGGTGGTGACAAGATACTTAAAAAGGTTGCAGAAGTTTTTTTAATGCACATTAGAGATGATGACTTAGTCTATAGGTATGGAGGAGATGAATTTGTAATTATATTTAGAAATATTTCCAAAGATTCCGCTTTGAAGATAATAAAAAGATTTTATAGTTACATAAAACAAATACATAAATCATTATCTTTTAGTGCGGGAGTATCTTGTTCCAATGATTACGAAGATTTTCGTGAGTTATTAAAGAGTGCTGATAGAAAAGCTTATATTTCAAAAAATAATGGTAAAGGTAAAATAATTTCTGAGGAGTGA
- a CDS encoding ECF transporter S component: MRVKSIIYAGMMIALVFVATFVIKIPIPFTQGYIHAGDAMIFLASILFGPLIGGLAGGIGSAMADLFGGYAIWALPTLIIKFFMGYLVGFFGYKTEKRKKSKKFYISLSGVAIWAIFGIWVSNTLNNLLVDIQDKERATELMKQMQVTTQDALVSTISNVQTTIIVASIIIPLIILFLSLLLKNKDKYLFSFSTLIGMTLSGLWMIITYFFTEILIYGNVILPIFGIPWNIVQFGGGLVIAYIIIFSLKRLKIFKNEENTQ; this comes from the coding sequence TTGAGAGTTAAGAGCATCATTTATGCTGGTATGATGATAGCCCTTGTTTTTGTGGCTACATTTGTTATTAAAATTCCAATTCCTTTTACTCAAGGATACATTCATGCAGGCGATGCAATGATTTTTTTAGCCTCTATTTTATTTGGGCCACTTATCGGAGGCTTGGCAGGTGGAATAGGTTCTGCAATGGCTGATTTGTTTGGTGGTTATGCAATTTGGGCCCTTCCAACTCTTATAATAAAATTTTTTATGGGGTATCTTGTGGGTTTTTTTGGATACAAGACAGAGAAAAGAAAGAAATCAAAAAAATTCTACATTAGCTTATCAGGAGTGGCTATTTGGGCTATTTTTGGAATTTGGGTTAGTAATACTCTTAACAATTTATTAGTTGATATTCAAGACAAAGAAAGAGCTACAGAATTAATGAAACAGATGCAAGTAACTACGCAAGATGCTTTAGTTTCAACGATATCAAATGTACAAACAACAATAATTGTTGCTTCAATTATCATTCCTTTGATAATTTTATTTTTAAGTTTACTGTTGAAAAACAAAGACAAATACCTGTTTTCTTTTTCCACTTTAATTGGAATGACTTTATCGGGGTTATGGATGATTATAACTTACTTTTTTACAGAAATATTGATTTATGGAAATGTGATATTACCTATTTTTGGTATTCCATGGAACATTGTTCAATTTGGTGGAGGGCTTGTAATAGCGTATATAATAATCTTTTCATTGAAAAGGTTAAAAATTTTCAAAAATGAAGAAAATACGCAATAA
- a CDS encoding S41 family peptidase → MKRIFFFSVIVLLIIIFLGFAFDLIGVTKHFGENIFYVGNQKIAIENHIEKEYKKIIEEYNKNYKNDNLSFFNFFVDTIEESYVFLDEKENIKGFSFEELKNFYKSKVSLSNSNEEFDYLVFEMQSILNDPNLRVTGIMKDIKTIPINFDFTNKGLYVNSFNISYFLENASAFDIREGLKIKSIDGDDALEIYEKVKNMTFYKNLNSQEFENIFFASYYNYFRKKEGFTEITFTDTVNEYTLNIEFSPYNEIYNMGNFITEERKNIKGIESKIIGENIGYLKIDSLDFANFQETLSKEMEKIALTKILIVDMRNITGENMSNVKYFLSYFENDAIFAYSEQSVNHHLSVISNKSLEEREGLTPLKTFNSTKKYNKELIFIVDETHNNHKNLMISYFSELNYTHFIGENFVLHDSESMNIETPWGYNFLMPYLLYYDVNKKLIEGEKFEVDVVIPFVNTQIIGEDFYIETAFNYALTLIE, encoded by the coding sequence ATGAAAAGAATTTTCTTTTTCTCAGTTATAGTTTTATTAATAATAATTTTTTTAGGATTTGCTTTTGATTTAATAGGTGTTACTAAACATTTTGGGGAAAATATATTTTATGTAGGTAATCAAAAAATTGCAATTGAAAATCATATAGAAAAAGAATATAAAAAAATAATTGAAGAATACAATAAAAATTATAAAAACGATAACTTATCTTTTTTTAACTTTTTTGTTGATACCATTGAAGAATCGTATGTTTTTTTAGACGAAAAAGAAAATATAAAAGGTTTTTCTTTTGAGGAATTGAAAAACTTTTACAAAAGCAAAGTATCACTATCTAATTCAAATGAGGAGTTCGATTATTTAGTGTTTGAGATGCAGTCTATTTTGAACGATCCAAATCTAAGAGTTACCGGAATAATGAAAGATATAAAAACAATTCCTATTAATTTTGATTTTACAAATAAAGGTTTGTATGTAAATTCTTTCAACATAAGTTACTTTTTAGAAAATGCGTCTGCTTTTGATATTAGAGAAGGGCTAAAAATAAAATCTATAGATGGTGATGATGCTTTAGAGATATATGAAAAAGTCAAAAATATGACCTTTTATAAGAATTTGAATTCTCAAGAATTTGAAAACATATTTTTTGCATCTTATTATAACTATTTTAGAAAAAAAGAAGGGTTTACTGAAATAACGTTTACCGATACAGTAAATGAATACACTCTAAATATAGAATTTAGTCCATACAATGAAATTTATAATATGGGGAATTTTATAACAGAAGAAAGAAAGAATATAAAAGGAATAGAATCGAAGATAATTGGAGAAAATATAGGGTATCTAAAAATAGATTCATTAGATTTTGCCAATTTCCAAGAAACTTTATCCAAAGAAATGGAGAAGATAGCCTTAACAAAAATTTTAATAGTAGATATGAGGAACATTACTGGAGAAAACATGTCGAATGTGAAATATTTTTTGAGCTATTTTGAAAATGATGCTATATTTGCTTATTCCGAACAGAGTGTGAACCACCATCTTTCAGTGATTTCTAATAAATCACTGGAGGAAAGAGAGGGGTTGACCCCTTTGAAAACTTTTAACAGCACAAAAAAATATAATAAAGAGCTGATCTTTATTGTAGATGAAACACATAACAACCATAAAAATCTTATGATTTCTTATTTTTCGGAGCTGAATTACACCCATTTTATTGGCGAGAATTTTGTACTCCATGATTCTGAATCTATGAATATAGAAACACCTTGGGGTTATAATTTTTTGATGCCTTATTTACTATACTATGATGTAAATAAGAAACTTATAGAAGGCGAAAAATTTGAAGTAGATGTTGTAATTCCTTTTGTTAATACACAAATCATAGGTGAAGATTTTTATATAGAAACAGCGTTTAATTATGCTTTAACCTTAATAGAGTAA
- a CDS encoding pyridoxamine kinase — translation MNRKIKRVAAIHDLSGFGRASLSVVTPILSTMEIQVCAIPTAVLSTHTEYDGYTFVDLTDSMPAYIEHWKKLNLKFDSIYSGFLGSVKQIEIITKFIKDFKDDDTLVVIDPVMADNGKLYDTMNKKMVESMKSFIKNADIITPNYTEASYLLGKEYNLEITKEEIKKWLKELSDMGPDIVVMTSVPEKDETKETAVVAYNKKDNKYWKVSCEYIPAFYPGTGDMFTSVLVGSLLSGDSLPIAIDRGVNFITAAIRQSYGHDYPQIEGVLLEKVLNHLKMPVMISSYELM, via the coding sequence ATGAATAGAAAAATAAAAAGAGTAGCCGCTATACACGATTTATCAGGTTTTGGAAGGGCTTCTTTATCAGTTGTAACTCCAATTCTATCTACTATGGAAATTCAAGTTTGTGCTATTCCAACGGCAGTTTTATCAACTCACACAGAATATGATGGATACACGTTTGTGGATTTAACAGATTCCATGCCGGCTTACATAGAACACTGGAAAAAATTAAATTTGAAATTTGATTCTATTTATTCGGGATTTTTGGGTTCAGTAAAACAAATAGAAATAATAACAAAGTTTATTAAGGACTTTAAAGACGATGATACTTTGGTTGTTATTGACCCTGTTATGGCTGATAACGGCAAGCTTTATGATACGATGAACAAGAAAATGGTCGAAAGTATGAAAAGTTTTATAAAAAATGCAGATATAATAACCCCCAACTATACAGAAGCGAGTTACTTATTGGGAAAGGAATACAATCTTGAAATTACGAAAGAAGAGATCAAAAAGTGGTTAAAAGAACTATCTGATATGGGTCCAGATATTGTAGTTATGACAAGTGTTCCTGAAAAAGATGAAACAAAAGAAACTGCGGTAGTGGCTTACAATAAAAAAGATAATAAATATTGGAAAGTAAGCTGTGAGTATATACCTGCATTTTACCCCGGAACTGGTGATATGTTTACAAGTGTTTTAGTTGGTAGTTTGTTGAGCGGAGACTCTTTACCAATTGCTATAGACAGAGGGGTAAATTTCATCACAGCTGCAATTAGGCAAAGCTATGGACACGATTATCCTCAAATAGAAGGTGTTTTATTGGAGAAGGTTTTAAATCATTTGAAAATGCCTGTAATGATTTCATCATATGAATTAATGTGA
- a CDS encoding HD-GYP domain-containing protein, with the protein MINFILIIFFIVVLILTIFLFISRSKIQKQARDLRYKIKEIKSHEEELEEMNKDLEEYSQENNQLSEKLYLLINILSDLNNKNLSVNKYYDKLLKTILFLVPEAKYGSVSISDEKGWRFLSTVGHDIEYLNKLDLKASNKIISNEVKIYDNLLDRLGKFMDRETQKKFGFGTKPIKSSLIGSIDIEDEINLSISIDIPYFSKENFDNNSKKILESFLNLASSYLNQKLEGDKLKRAYIKFTNKLAMIAEGYDDITGTHIYRVGKLSKLLAKNMDIPEEKIEEIEVFAPLHDIGKIFVPPEILKKPGKLTEEEFEEMKKHTIMSKKLLDSKYFKTAQNIAMYHHEKYDGSGYPFGLKGEEIPIEAQIVSIIDVYDALRSKRPYKDGFSHEKTMKIITNGDNRTKTSHFSPEILEAFLKVEKEIENKWGIL; encoded by the coding sequence ATGATAAATTTCATTTTAATTATTTTTTTTATAGTAGTTTTAATTTTAACCATATTTTTGTTTATATCAAGAAGTAAAATACAAAAACAAGCGAGGGATTTGAGGTATAAGATAAAAGAGATCAAAAGCCACGAAGAAGAACTGGAAGAAATGAACAAGGACTTGGAGGAGTATTCCCAAGAAAACAATCAACTCAGTGAAAAGCTATATCTTCTAATAAACATCCTTTCAGATTTGAATAACAAGAATTTGTCTGTGAATAAGTATTATGATAAGTTGCTAAAAACTATTTTGTTTTTAGTTCCTGAAGCAAAATATGGAAGTGTTTCAATAAGTGATGAAAAAGGATGGAGATTTTTATCAACAGTTGGGCACGATATTGAATACTTGAATAAATTAGACTTGAAAGCAAGTAACAAAATAATTTCTAATGAAGTTAAAATATATGATAATTTGCTTGATAGACTGGGGAAATTCATGGACCGAGAAACACAAAAGAAGTTTGGATTTGGTACGAAACCGATTAAGAGCTCTTTGATTGGGTCAATAGATATAGAAGATGAAATAAACCTTTCTATAAGTATTGATATTCCGTATTTTTCTAAAGAAAATTTTGATAATAACTCAAAAAAAATATTGGAATCTTTTTTGAATTTGGCGTCTTCGTATTTAAATCAAAAACTTGAAGGAGATAAACTAAAAAGAGCATATATTAAGTTCACCAATAAGTTAGCTATGATTGCCGAAGGATATGACGACATAACGGGGACTCATATATATAGAGTTGGTAAATTATCAAAACTTTTGGCTAAAAATATGGACATACCAGAAGAAAAAATCGAAGAAATAGAGGTTTTTGCACCACTTCACGATATAGGGAAAATATTTGTTCCCCCAGAAATCTTGAAAAAGCCTGGGAAATTAACTGAAGAAGAGTTTGAAGAGATGAAAAAACATACCATTATGTCCAAAAAACTTCTTGATTCAAAATATTTTAAAACTGCTCAAAATATTGCAATGTATCATCATGAAAAATACGATGGGAGTGGATATCCTTTTGGGCTAAAAGGAGAAGAAATCCCAATAGAAGCCCAAATTGTTTCAATTATTGATGTTTATGATGCGTTAAGGAGTAAAAGGCCTTACAAAGATGGTTTCTCCCATGAAAAAACCATGAAAATTATTACAAATGGCGATAATAGAACAAAAACCTCACACTTTTCACCAGAAATTTTAGAAGCGTTTTTAAAAGTGGAAAAAGAAATAGAAAATAAATGGGGAATATTATAG
- a CDS encoding sensor domain-containing diguanylate cyclase produces MKKDEYTMYVEVFENKLEFFFEDTLNKLEELKIEKLLSGEETIRLQNTNFTSLIIDRQGLVISSNDKDYIDRSYSTYNFFKNTLRNNTDVSRISFLKEEEGYIFFSKLKKYKEKEFVVSLLFKEDVLLDFVSNKDELVLISEDGKYIVRPNYLTEFIKAVDTHDEFYKKVMGNDGYIFEKFKKAKYDTMIGLGKKVKFSNYSVNIIYQNYEEKIVEGDKNYLEILFFSLIIINLFLIILIFNIYKNTKNALVVRQKLKNEYIFSKTILDTIESIVLITDKKDNIKSVNKAFEKIVGYTQEEVYGKNINRFLYSLNSKKVYSNSEKLIEVSWITKNKKELHTTLNKSYLYDSNDKIYNIIYSGLDTTKQIKYEKILKEKATKDQMTGLFNRNSGIDYLKTLIKENSVDNHISIAYIDLDNLKLINDKYGHNVGDSYIVTISEILKTSIRENDYAVRMGGDEFMLILPSCGYEDAENIVFKKIRNNISIKNRELSAENKPAINISYGISEYKDKLYKNIDSFISSADEKMYKNKKMKKN; encoded by the coding sequence ATGAAGAAAGATGAATACACGATGTATGTTGAAGTATTTGAAAATAAATTAGAGTTTTTTTTCGAGGATACTTTAAATAAATTAGAAGAATTAAAAATAGAAAAGTTATTATCTGGTGAAGAAACTATAAGATTACAAAATACAAATTTTACTTCTTTAATAATAGATAGACAAGGTTTAGTTATTAGCAGCAACGATAAAGACTATATAGATAGAAGTTATTCTACATACAATTTTTTTAAAAATACCCTTAGAAACAATACAGATGTTTCCAGGATATCTTTTTTAAAAGAAGAAGAAGGGTATATATTTTTTTCAAAATTAAAAAAATATAAAGAAAAAGAATTTGTTGTTTCTCTATTATTCAAAGAGGATGTTTTACTTGATTTTGTTTCCAATAAAGATGAATTAGTATTAATTTCTGAAGATGGGAAATACATAGTAAGACCAAATTATTTGACAGAATTCATAAAAGCAGTAGATACACACGATGAATTCTACAAAAAAGTGATGGGCAACGATGGGTACATATTTGAAAAGTTTAAAAAAGCAAAGTATGACACAATGATAGGGCTTGGTAAAAAAGTTAAATTCAGTAATTATAGTGTGAATATAATTTATCAAAATTACGAAGAAAAAATAGTCGAAGGTGATAAAAATTATTTAGAAATTTTGTTTTTTTCTCTTATAATAATAAATTTATTTCTTATTATTTTGATTTTTAATATATATAAAAATACTAAAAATGCCCTTGTTGTGAGGCAAAAATTGAAAAATGAATACATTTTTTCAAAAACGATTTTAGACACTATCGAGAGTATAGTTTTAATCACGGATAAAAAAGATAATATAAAAAGTGTAAACAAGGCTTTTGAAAAAATAGTGGGATATACTCAAGAAGAGGTTTACGGGAAAAATATCAACCGCTTTTTGTACAGTCTCAACAGTAAAAAAGTTTATTCTAATTCGGAAAAATTAATAGAAGTTTCTTGGATAACAAAGAATAAAAAAGAATTGCACACCACTTTAAACAAATCATATCTTTATGATTCAAATGATAAAATTTATAACATCATATATTCGGGATTGGATACAACAAAACAAATAAAATATGAAAAAATATTGAAAGAAAAGGCAACAAAAGATCAAATGACTGGTTTATTTAATAGAAACTCTGGAATAGATTATTTGAAAACATTAATAAAAGAAAACTCTGTTGATAACCATATTTCTATTGCTTATATAGATTTAGATAATTTGAAATTGATAAATGATAAATATGGCCACAATGTTGGTGATTCGTATATTGTAACCATATCTGAGATTCTAAAAACATCGATAAGAGAAAACGATTATGCAGTGCGTATGGGAGGAGACGAATTTATGCTTATTCTTCCTTCATGCGGGTATGAAGATGCAGAAAATATTGTTTTTAAAAAAATAAGAAATAATATATCAATTAAAAACAGGGAATTATCAGCTGAGAATAAACCTGCAATAAATATAAGTTATGGAATAAGCGAATATAAAGATAAATTATACAAAAACATAGATAGTTTTATAAGTAGTGCAGATGAAAAAATGTATAAAAATAAAAAGATGAAGAAAAATTAA
- a CDS encoding methyl-accepting chemotaxis protein: MKKLSQKITIIFSLVLVIFFVFIFVITNSQNTSIATNLIQSLSQEVIKSRSEQISTYLEGVKTDLRKYVDASWLMQDAAILEDWGMIEYEFEETLKNNEERFYDVFITGKDKEGWSVIDGEKDYSDKPFYKSIVEQGKDFYISDLTKNERNEEGFYVVLSLNDVQEGTKKLLGSYGVFIKFDPIENILKEISIDGEGFGTIINKNGEMMYTESEETIDFDAKTLDQIYKTDYDLAYSGEKVLIHGSINNTPNWKLILIMDKNILFRGVNDLTNILMYTFFFAIILFIFISVIVSGVISAPLRTISKSIHEFKNGNLRTNFLVKSKDEIGKIAVELQDMGRNLSENMKQIKTISNEIKGNSSDFHNISKTLTSNSSTISEESENISGKISNFKISIDELKENSYDILKTSNELQSFSKDLKDYSEKVGELSDKGELNLKETASISQEAVKDIKVTSESVNELIKHALEIEKILNTINTITEQTNLLSLNASIEAARAGEAGKGFSVVAGEIRKLADQSKNATEEISNILKDVKNYSEDSKIATQKSQKAIQHSSDNLDKAQRHFKEISSEVKFLDNMISKMKDISVSQNDKSISLKNISEKIYEETDYLKKEIDNIHEISKDERNLSYKINKDSSKLLEISKKLKDITDIYKI; this comes from the coding sequence TTGAAAAAACTCAGTCAAAAGATCACCATAATTTTTTCTTTAGTTTTGGTAATATTTTTTGTATTTATTTTCGTAATTACAAACTCTCAAAATACGAGCATAGCCACAAATTTGATACAATCTCTTAGTCAAGAAGTTATTAAATCAAGATCTGAGCAAATATCAACCTATCTTGAGGGAGTAAAAACAGATTTAAGAAAATATGTTGATGCAAGTTGGTTGATGCAGGATGCAGCAATTTTAGAAGATTGGGGAATGATAGAATACGAGTTTGAAGAAACATTGAAAAATAACGAAGAAAGATTTTATGATGTTTTCATTACGGGAAAGGATAAAGAGGGTTGGTCAGTAATTGATGGAGAAAAAGATTATTCTGATAAACCTTTTTATAAGAGTATCGTTGAGCAGGGGAAAGACTTTTATATTAGTGATCTCACAAAAAATGAGAGGAACGAGGAAGGTTTTTACGTTGTACTGAGTTTAAATGATGTTCAAGAGGGAACAAAAAAATTGTTGGGGTCTTATGGTGTTTTTATTAAATTTGATCCTATAGAAAATATATTAAAAGAAATTAGTATAGATGGAGAAGGTTTTGGCACAATAATAAATAAAAATGGTGAAATGATGTACACTGAATCGGAAGAGACAATAGATTTTGATGCCAAAACTCTGGATCAAATTTATAAAACAGATTATGATTTAGCATATTCCGGAGAAAAAGTTTTGATACATGGAAGTATAAACAATACACCAAATTGGAAGTTAATACTTATTATGGATAAAAATATATTGTTTAGAGGTGTAAATGATTTAACCAACATATTAATGTACACATTTTTCTTTGCTATTATATTATTCATATTTATTTCCGTTATAGTTAGTGGGGTTATTTCTGCTCCCCTTAGAACAATATCAAAAAGTATCCATGAATTTAAAAATGGTAATTTAAGAACTAATTTTTTGGTAAAATCAAAAGATGAAATTGGAAAAATTGCAGTTGAATTACAAGATATGGGGAGAAATTTATCAGAAAATATGAAACAAATAAAAACCATATCAAATGAGATAAAAGGTAATTCGAGTGATTTTCACAATATTTCTAAGACATTGACATCAAATTCCTCTACGATAAGTGAAGAATCGGAGAATATAAGTGGGAAAATATCAAATTTTAAGATTTCTATAGATGAATTAAAAGAAAATTCTTACGATATTTTAAAAACCTCTAATGAGTTGCAGAGCTTTTCAAAAGATTTAAAAGATTATTCAGAAAAAGTAGGAGAACTATCGGATAAAGGAGAATTAAATTTAAAAGAAACTGCCAGTATCTCTCAAGAGGCTGTAAAAGATATAAAGGTAACTTCTGAGTCTGTTAATGAGTTAATAAAACATGCTTTAGAAATTGAAAAAATCTTAAATACTATAAATACAATTACCGAGCAAACTAATTTGTTATCACTGAATGCTTCTATTGAAGCTGCCAGAGCTGGAGAAGCGGGAAAAGGATTTTCAGTAGTTGCCGGTGAAATAAGAAAACTCGCCGATCAAAGTAAAAATGCTACAGAAGAAATTTCGAATATCTTGAAAGATGTAAAAAATTATTCAGAGGATTCAAAGATAGCCACTCAAAAATCTCAAAAGGCTATACAACATTCTTCAGACAATTTAGATAAAGCACAAAGACATTTTAAAGAAATATCTTCAGAAGTCAAGTTTTTGGATAATATGATATCTAAGATGAAAGATATATCAGTTTCTCAAAACGATAAATCCATATCATTGAAAAATATCTCCGAAAAGATATACGAAGAAACAGATTATCTAAAAAAAGAAATCGATAATATCCATGAAATTTCAAAAGATGAAAGAAATCTTTCATATAAAATCAATAAAGATAGCTCGAAGTTATTGGAAATATCAAAAAAATTAAAGGATATCACAGATATTTATAAAATATAA
- a CDS encoding VIT1/CCC1 transporter family protein has product MELTKSDYKKIHQFQKDEITECRIYEKLSKRVKDENNKQVLSDIADDEKKHYDFWEDVSGKKISPNYFKVYLFYFISVVFGLVFGIKLLEKGEEQAQDVYGDITNKIEGVKEIISDEYDHESKLIAMIDDDRLNYVGSVVLGLNDALVELTGTLAGLTFALRNTNLIAISGLITGIAASFSMAASEYLAKKSDGDEDALKSSLYTGLAYIVTVTLLVLPYLLISQYFISLIVTLAVAVLVIVFFNFYIAIAKDLSFKKRFLEMFAISMGVAVFSFLVGYLVRIFFGVDI; this is encoded by the coding sequence ATGGAATTAACTAAAAGCGATTATAAAAAGATCCATCAATTCCAAAAAGATGAAATTACAGAATGCCGTATTTATGAAAAATTATCAAAAAGAGTAAAAGATGAAAATAATAAACAAGTTCTTTCTGATATCGCAGATGATGAAAAGAAACATTACGATTTTTGGGAGGATGTATCTGGTAAAAAAATTTCTCCTAATTATTTTAAAGTTTATTTATTTTATTTTATCAGTGTTGTTTTTGGTTTAGTCTTTGGAATTAAACTCTTAGAAAAGGGAGAAGAACAAGCACAAGATGTTTATGGAGACATAACAAACAAAATAGAAGGCGTAAAAGAGATTATTAGTGATGAATACGATCATGAAAGTAAACTTATAGCAATGATAGATGATGATAGATTAAATTATGTTGGCTCAGTTGTCTTGGGATTAAACGATGCATTAGTAGAATTAACAGGCACTTTAGCCGGTTTAACATTTGCATTGAGAAATACAAATTTAATAGCTATTTCTGGTCTAATCACTGGTATAGCTGCCTCTTTTTCAATGGCTGCTTCAGAATACTTAGCAAAAAAATCTGACGGTGATGAAGATGCTCTTAAATCTTCTTTATATACCGGATTAGCTTATATTGTGACAGTTACTCTCTTGGTGTTACCTTATTTGTTAATTAGTCAATACTTCATTTCTCTCATAGTAACCTTAGCTGTTGCAGTACTTGTAATTGTATTTTTTAATTTTTATATAGCAATTGCAAAAGATCTTTCTTTTAAAAAAAGATTCTTAGAAATGTTTGCAATAAGTATGGGGGTTGCAGTATTCTCATTCTTAGTTGGTTATCTTGTAAGAATCTTTTTTGGAGTAGATATTTAA